The following are encoded in a window of uncultured Fusobacterium sp. genomic DNA:
- the efp gene encoding elongation factor P: MKIAQELRAGSTIKIGNDPFVVLKSEYNKSGRNAAVVKLKMKNLLNGNISDAVYKADEKMDDIRLDKVKTVYSYNDGSFYVFSNPETWDQIELKEEDLGDAINYLEEGMELDVVYYESTPVAVELPTFLERQIEYTEPGLRGDTTGKVMKPARINTGFEIQVPLFVEQGEWIKIDTRTNEYVERIKK, from the coding sequence ATGAAAATAGCTCAAGAACTAAGAGCAGGAAGCACAATTAAAATCGGAAACGATCCATTTGTAGTTTTAAAATCTGAATACAACAAATCAGGAAGAAACGCTGCTGTGGTAAAATTAAAAATGAAAAACTTATTAAACGGAAACATCTCTGATGCTGTTTACAAAGCAGATGAAAAAATGGACGATATCAGACTTGATAAAGTTAAAACAGTTTACTCTTACAACGATGGAAGTTTCTATGTATTCTCTAACCCAGAAACTTGGGATCAAATCGAACTTAAAGAAGAAGATTTAGGAGATGCTATCAACTACCTAGAAGAAGGAATGGAACTAGACGTAGTTTACTACGAATCAACTCCAGTTGCAGTAGAATTACCTACTTTCCTTGAAAGACAAATTGAATACACTGAACCAGGACTAAGAGGAGATACTACTGGAAAAGTTATGAAACCAGCTAGAATCAACACAGGATTTGAAATTCAAGTTCCTCTATTCGTTGAACAAGGTGAATGGATCAAAATCGATACAAGAACTAACGAATATGTAGAAAGAATTAAAAAATAG